A genomic window from Streptomyces sp. NBC_00234 includes:
- a CDS encoding sigma-70 family RNA polymerase sigma factor: MDSTTDGFDTGRFEASRNRLASLAYRLLGSAADAEDAVQDAFLHWQAADRQRIKVPEAWLTKVVTNLCLDRLRSAHARRERAVGDWLPEPLLDGDPMLGPADTFEQRESVSLAVLTLMERLSPHERAVYILREAFSYGHAEIAEILDLTESASQQHLHRARSRLTAARRRGGEADPASARRIVEEFLAAASSGRTEQLVALLTDDATSISDGAGLTKKLLRYDTPQRIAAVARAGFTSTPAKRRLAGGATAIHYARVNGAPAILFVLGDDRVVGAVTFDMANGKIATVRGIAAPTRLVRLTEAWRRHEPDTPLVPQW, from the coding sequence GTGGACAGCACCACTGATGGCTTCGACACCGGTCGGTTCGAGGCCAGCCGGAACCGGCTGGCCTCGCTGGCGTACCGGCTGCTGGGCTCCGCCGCCGACGCCGAGGACGCCGTGCAGGACGCGTTCCTGCACTGGCAGGCCGCCGACCGGCAGCGGATCAAGGTGCCGGAAGCATGGCTGACCAAGGTCGTCACCAACCTGTGCCTCGACCGGCTGCGCTCGGCACACGCCCGCCGCGAACGCGCCGTCGGCGACTGGCTGCCCGAACCGCTCCTCGACGGCGACCCGATGCTCGGCCCGGCCGACACGTTCGAGCAGCGCGAATCGGTCTCCCTGGCCGTGCTGACACTCATGGAGCGCCTGTCCCCCCACGAGCGGGCCGTCTACATCCTGCGCGAAGCGTTCTCGTACGGCCACGCCGAGATCGCCGAGATCCTCGACCTCACGGAGTCCGCAAGTCAGCAGCACCTCCACCGGGCCCGGAGCCGGCTCACCGCCGCGCGCCGCCGCGGCGGCGAAGCCGACCCGGCATCCGCCCGCAGGATCGTCGAGGAGTTCCTCGCCGCTGCTTCCTCGGGCCGCACCGAACAGCTGGTGGCCCTGCTCACCGACGACGCGACCTCGATCTCCGACGGTGCCGGTCTGACGAAGAAGCTGCTGCGGTACGACACTCCGCAGCGCATCGCCGCCGTCGCACGGGCAGGCTTCACCTCCACACCGGCGAAACGGCGACTCGCCGGCGGCGCGACCGCCATCCACTACGCGCGCGTCAACGGCGCGCCCGCCATCCTCTTCGTGCTCGGCGACGACCGGGTCGTCGGCGCCGTCACGTTCGACATGGCCAACGGCAAGATCGCCACCGTGCGCGGCATCGCCGCCCCCACCCGCCTCGTCCGCCTCACCGAAGCCTGGCGCCGCCACGAACCGGACACGCCGCTCGTCCCCCAGTGGTGA
- a CDS encoding cation:proton antiporter has translation MTDDQILLGLALTVVLATGSQILANKLRVPALILLLPAGFAAGALTDVIHPDKLMGQNFSALVSLAVAVILYDAGLGLNLRNLTGHTRWIVGRLLIFGVLLTFLVVGMVSPSMFGMPLRVAAMLGVILVVSGPTVVGPVLDFVRPNDKVRRILIWEGTLTDPIGGILGALVFHAIATTHRIDIGRGYQLGQFGISLGVGLIGGAVGTALLWFTLRVLRLGETLGTLAQLATVIAVSAGCDIVRDDTGLIAAIVTGLAVTNLPGFDMPARRPFFETLIQLIIGLLFISISSTVTPSSLTPVLLPSLALIAILVLVVRPVVAFAATTHSGLTTGERAFIGWMDPRGIVAAATASAFSANLVERGESGAAKILPVTFLVIVGTVLLYALTAAPVARRLGVVKPVGTRILLVGGEPWVVDMGKALQSANLDVLMWAGANEERQRIKDAGIELAKGDLLATATNPGARLEGVTAVFLATDDDDFNALASVVMQGNVEGPVYRIGPPPDAHGVVAPYTGGDILFGRPLVRHVLAERHEGGAHFLVQPASSPLPPEHDTLFVVRADHRLDPVTENRTVTAQEHDSVVLFVPSSHGK, from the coding sequence GTGACAGACGACCAGATCCTTCTCGGACTCGCCCTTACCGTCGTGCTGGCCACCGGCTCGCAGATCCTGGCGAACAAGCTCCGCGTCCCCGCCCTGATCCTGCTGCTGCCTGCCGGATTCGCCGCAGGCGCCCTCACCGATGTCATCCATCCCGACAAGCTGATGGGGCAGAACTTCTCCGCCCTGGTGTCCCTGGCCGTGGCGGTGATCCTCTACGACGCCGGTCTGGGACTCAACCTGCGCAACCTCACCGGCCACACGCGGTGGATCGTCGGCAGACTGCTGATCTTCGGCGTGCTCCTGACCTTTCTGGTCGTCGGCATGGTGTCACCCTCCATGTTCGGCATGCCCCTGCGCGTCGCCGCGATGCTCGGCGTGATCCTCGTCGTGTCGGGACCCACCGTCGTGGGGCCCGTGCTCGACTTCGTGCGGCCGAACGACAAGGTGCGACGCATTCTCATCTGGGAAGGAACGCTGACCGACCCCATCGGCGGCATTCTCGGTGCTCTCGTCTTCCACGCCATCGCCACCACCCATCGGATCGACATCGGCCGGGGGTACCAACTCGGCCAGTTCGGCATCAGCCTCGGCGTGGGCCTGATCGGTGGTGCGGTGGGCACGGCACTGCTGTGGTTCACACTGCGCGTCCTGCGGCTCGGGGAAACCCTGGGCACGCTGGCCCAACTCGCCACCGTCATCGCCGTCTCCGCCGGCTGCGACATCGTCCGGGACGACACGGGACTCATCGCGGCGATCGTCACAGGGCTGGCCGTCACCAACCTGCCCGGCTTCGACATGCCCGCACGCAGGCCCTTCTTCGAAACCCTGATCCAACTCATCATCGGGCTTCTGTTCATCTCCATCTCGTCCACCGTCACCCCGTCCTCGCTGACACCGGTGCTCCTGCCCTCCCTTGCCCTCATCGCGATCCTCGTCCTGGTGGTACGTCCCGTCGTCGCCTTCGCGGCGACGACACATTCAGGTCTGACCACAGGAGAACGGGCCTTCATCGGATGGATGGACCCGAGGGGCATCGTGGCCGCTGCCACGGCATCGGCGTTCTCCGCCAACCTCGTGGAACGAGGCGAGAGCGGCGCCGCGAAGATCCTCCCAGTCACCTTCCTGGTGATCGTGGGGACGGTCCTGCTGTACGCACTGACGGCAGCCCCCGTGGCCCGGCGGCTCGGGGTCGTCAAGCCGGTCGGAACACGCATCCTCCTCGTCGGGGGCGAACCCTGGGTCGTCGACATGGGAAAGGCGCTGCAGTCCGCCAATCTCGACGTGCTCATGTGGGCCGGGGCCAATGAAGAACGACAGCGAATCAAGGACGCGGGAATCGAGCTCGCCAAGGGTGACCTGTTGGCCACGGCCACGAACCCGGGGGCTCGGCTCGAGGGAGTGACGGCCGTCTTCCTCGCCACCGACGACGACGACTTCAACGCGCTGGCATCGGTCGTCATGCAGGGCAACGTCGAAGGCCCGGTCTACCGAATCGGCCCCCCACCCGATGCGCACGGCGTCGTCGCCCCCTACACCGGCGGCGACATCCTCTTCGGCAGGCCCCTCGTCCGTCACGTCCTGGCGGAACGTCACGAGGGAGGGGCACATTTCCTGGTACAGCCCGCCTCCAGCCCCCTGCCGCCGGAGCACGACACGCTCTTCGTGGTCAGGGCCGACCACAGACTGGATCCCGTCACCGAGAACCGGACGGTCACCGCCCAGGAACACGACAGCGTCGTTCTGTTCGTCCCGTCATCCCACGGAAAGTGA
- a CDS encoding aldose epimerase family protein, whose translation MTPGVPPADHSGADTQQQPRVLLIVGAAGSGKSTVAGLLADRLDWPHRDADEFHSAHNRAKMAAGLALSDADREPWLDDIRAWMDRKIAAGLSIVVTCSALKRAYRNRLIGGRPEVRLIYLRGAPALLRSRLGGRRGHFFPAELLQSQLADLEEPEPDEDPLVVEIDQPPEAIVDAVLSLLRRETAPGDAPTGADGFTSGPFGMPGVSPGPTGERWELRRGGQSAVVVQLGATLTHYTVDGRAVLDGVDAGSPISGGRGQLLIPWPNRIGGGRYRFDGVDQQLPLTEPERLTAIHGLLRWTPWRLLARSDEAVRVGTSLFPQPGYPFLLDVVAQYRLGPDGLEVVICATNAGETAAPYGVGQHPYLTVGTDTVDSTLLTVPGEYWLPTDEQGLPTGRESVAGSAYDFRTERPIGALRLDTAFTGLTRDERGRAFVQLTHPSRSHGVDIWLGEGARYVQLYTGDTLSDPGHRRRGVAVEAMSCPPDAFRSGADLTVLQPGASHVLRWGLSPWASA comes from the coding sequence ATGACGCCCGGCGTGCCCCCTGCGGACCACAGCGGGGCTGATACCCAGCAGCAGCCGAGGGTGCTGCTCATCGTCGGCGCGGCAGGTTCCGGAAAGAGCACCGTGGCGGGGCTGCTCGCCGACCGCCTCGACTGGCCCCACCGGGACGCGGACGAGTTCCATTCCGCGCACAACCGCGCCAAAATGGCGGCCGGCCTGGCTCTTTCGGATGCGGATCGGGAGCCGTGGCTGGACGACATCCGAGCCTGGATGGACCGCAAGATCGCCGCGGGCCTGTCGATCGTCGTCACCTGCTCCGCGCTCAAGAGGGCCTACCGCAACCGGCTCATCGGCGGACGCCCCGAAGTCCGGCTCATCTATCTCCGAGGTGCGCCAGCTCTGTTGCGCTCGAGGCTGGGGGGACGGCGCGGGCATTTCTTTCCGGCCGAGCTGCTGCAGAGCCAACTTGCGGATCTGGAGGAACCGGAGCCGGACGAGGACCCACTGGTGGTGGAGATCGATCAGCCACCGGAGGCGATCGTGGACGCGGTCCTGTCGTTGCTGCGACGCGAGACCGCTCCGGGCGACGCTCCGACCGGAGCCGACGGGTTCACCTCCGGCCCGTTCGGAATGCCAGGGGTGTCCCCAGGGCCGACGGGCGAACGATGGGAGCTGCGGCGCGGCGGGCAGAGCGCCGTCGTCGTGCAGTTGGGTGCGACCTTGACCCACTACACGGTGGACGGCCGAGCGGTACTGGACGGTGTCGACGCCGGCTCGCCCATCAGCGGTGGACGTGGACAGCTGCTCATTCCCTGGCCGAACCGGATCGGTGGAGGCCGGTACCGTTTCGACGGAGTGGACCAGCAGCTCCCACTGACCGAGCCGGAGCGGCTCACCGCGATCCACGGGTTGCTCCGCTGGACCCCTTGGCGGCTGCTCGCCCGCAGTGACGAAGCGGTGAGGGTCGGAACCTCGCTCTTTCCGCAGCCGGGATATCCCTTCCTCCTCGACGTCGTCGCGCAATACCGGCTGGGTCCTGACGGGCTCGAGGTCGTCATCTGCGCCACCAACGCGGGAGAGACGGCCGCTCCGTACGGAGTGGGGCAGCACCCGTACCTGACGGTCGGCACCGACACGGTCGACAGCACCCTGTTGACCGTTCCCGGCGAGTACTGGCTGCCCACCGACGAACAGGGCCTTCCGACCGGCCGCGAGTCCGTCGCCGGCAGCGCGTACGACTTCCGCACCGAGCGTCCCATCGGCGCGCTGCGGCTCGACACCGCCTTCACGGGGTTGACCCGCGACGAACGGGGCCGTGCCTTCGTACAGCTGACGCATCCGTCCAGGTCGCACGGCGTCGACATCTGGCTGGGCGAAGGCGCCCGGTACGTCCAGCTCTATACCGGGGACACGCTGTCCGATCCCGGTCACCGGCGCCGCGGTGTTGCCGTGGAAGCCATGTCCTGTCCGCCGGACGCGTTCCGCAGCGGCGCCGACCTCACCGTCCTGCAGCCCGGCGCCAGCCATGTCCTGCGGTGGGGCTTGAGCCCATGGGCATCCGCATGA
- a CDS encoding SDR family oxidoreductase translates to MDSTANAPQGVIPEQLLKGQKALVTGANSGIGKATAIGLGRAGADVVVNYVSGRDAAEEVVEEIASFGVRAAAYEADVSQEDQVTAMMDRMVQEFGTIDILVANAGLQRDAPFTEMTLQQWQKVLDVNLTGQFLCAREATKEFRRRGVVPEVSSSAGKIICMSSVHQVIPWAGHVNYASSKGGVQMMMATLAQELAPHKIRVNAVAPGAIQTPINRSAWETAEAREDLLRLIPYKRIGDPQDIAHAVVALASDLMDYVVGTTLYVDGGMTLFPGFATGG, encoded by the coding sequence ATGGACTCCACTGCGAACGCGCCCCAGGGCGTCATCCCGGAGCAGCTGCTGAAGGGCCAGAAAGCTCTGGTCACAGGAGCCAACTCGGGCATCGGTAAGGCCACCGCCATCGGGCTGGGCCGAGCGGGAGCCGATGTGGTCGTCAACTACGTGTCCGGCCGGGACGCTGCGGAAGAAGTGGTCGAGGAGATCGCTTCCTTCGGGGTACGTGCGGCTGCCTACGAAGCGGACGTCTCCCAGGAGGACCAGGTCACGGCCATGATGGACCGGATGGTCCAGGAGTTCGGGACGATCGACATCCTGGTCGCCAACGCCGGCCTGCAGCGCGACGCGCCCTTCACCGAGATGACGCTCCAGCAGTGGCAGAAGGTACTCGACGTCAATCTCACCGGCCAGTTCCTCTGCGCCCGGGAAGCGACCAAGGAGTTCCGGCGCCGCGGCGTCGTGCCCGAGGTGTCCTCCTCGGCCGGAAAGATCATCTGTATGAGTTCGGTGCACCAGGTCATCCCGTGGGCGGGCCACGTCAACTACGCCTCGTCCAAGGGAGGCGTCCAGATGATGATGGCGACCCTCGCCCAGGAACTCGCCCCGCACAAGATCCGGGTGAACGCCGTCGCCCCGGGCGCCATCCAGACGCCGATCAACCGGAGCGCCTGGGAGACGGCGGAGGCTCGCGAAGACCTCCTGCGGCTCATCCCGTACAAGCGGATCGGTGATCCCCAGGACATCGCCCACGCCGTCGTCGCCCTCGCTTCCGACCTCATGGACTACGTGGTGGGCACCACTCTCTACGTCGATGGCGGCATGACGCTCTTCCCTGGCTTCGCCACCGGCGGCTGA